The Streptomyces seoulensis genome contains a region encoding:
- a CDS encoding cytochrome P450 — MSDETLTETPPPIREWPATDLAGTDFDPVLTELMRQGPVTRIQLPNGEGWAWLVTRYEDVRMVTNDPRFGREAVMEKPVTRLAPHFIPDRGAVGFLDPPDHTRLRRSVAAAFTAKGVERVRERSRIMLEELVDELLQDGPPADLTSTVLSPFPIAVICELMGVPPADRHAMHDWTQLILSSAHGKEVSEQAKREMSAYFTDLIGHHAHGAGDDVCSLLSAAVDRDEVTLVEAVGLAVLLQIGGEAVTNNSGQMFYLLLTRPELAERLRSDPAIRPRAIDELLRYIPHRNTVGLSRIALEDVEIRGVRIRAGEAVYNSYLAANRDPDVFPDPDTIDIERSPNPHVAFGFGPHYCPGGMLARLESELLVDVLLDRIPGLKLAVPPEEVPFRKGALIRGPEALPVTW; from the coding sequence ATGAGCGACGAGACGCTCACCGAGACCCCGCCCCCGATCCGGGAGTGGCCCGCGACCGACCTGGCGGGCACCGACTTCGACCCGGTGCTGACCGAGCTGATGCGTCAAGGCCCGGTCACCCGCATCCAGTTGCCCAACGGCGAGGGCTGGGCGTGGCTGGTCACCCGGTACGAGGACGTACGCATGGTGACCAACGACCCCCGCTTCGGCCGGGAGGCGGTGATGGAGAAGCCGGTCACCCGGCTGGCGCCGCACTTCATCCCGGACCGTGGCGCGGTCGGCTTCCTCGACCCGCCCGACCACACCCGGCTGCGCCGCTCGGTCGCCGCCGCGTTCACCGCGAAGGGTGTGGAGCGGGTCCGGGAGCGGTCGCGGATCATGCTGGAGGAGCTGGTGGACGAACTCCTCCAGGACGGCCCGCCGGCCGACCTCACCAGCACGGTGCTCAGCCCGTTCCCCATCGCGGTGATCTGCGAGCTGATGGGTGTTCCGCCCGCCGACCGGCACGCCATGCACGACTGGACCCAGTTGATCCTGTCTTCCGCGCACGGCAAGGAGGTCAGCGAGCAGGCCAAGCGGGAGATGAGCGCCTACTTCACGGATCTCATCGGGCACCACGCGCACGGCGCGGGCGACGACGTCTGCTCGCTGCTGAGCGCGGCCGTGGACCGGGACGAGGTCACGCTGGTGGAGGCGGTCGGCCTGGCCGTGCTGCTCCAGATCGGCGGCGAGGCGGTCACCAACAACAGCGGGCAGATGTTCTATCTGCTGCTGACCCGGCCGGAGTTGGCGGAGCGGCTGCGCTCGGACCCGGCGATCAGGCCGAGGGCGATCGACGAGCTGCTGCGCTACATCCCGCACCGCAACACGGTCGGCCTCTCGCGGATCGCGCTGGAGGACGTGGAGATCCGAGGCGTCCGCATCCGCGCGGGCGAGGCGGTCTACAACTCCTACCTGGCCGCCAACCGCGACCCGGACGTCTTCCCCGACCCGGACACCATCGACATCGAGCGCAGTCCCAACCCGCACGTGGCGTTCGGCTTCGGCCCGCACTACTGCCCCGGCGGGATGCTGGCCCGGCTGGAGTCCGAACTGCTGGTGGACGTCCTGCTGGACCGGATCCCGGGTCTGAAGCTCGCGGTGCCGCCGGAGGAAGTCCCCTTCCGCAAGGGCGCGTTGATCCGGGGCCCCGAGGCCCTTCCGGTCACCTGGTGA
- a CDS encoding DUF6213 family protein encodes MNGEVTLPLIVDERGALRVSASDVSKLLRSVGARWVHLVEAGERGLDEDTVAELTIELAKLADRIDVACIAHSSGAP; translated from the coding sequence GTGAACGGCGAAGTGACCCTGCCCCTGATCGTGGACGAGCGTGGTGCGCTGCGGGTGTCGGCGTCCGACGTCAGCAAGTTGCTGCGCAGCGTGGGCGCGCGGTGGGTGCATCTGGTGGAGGCCGGTGAACGGGGGCTGGACGAGGACACCGTCGCCGAGCTGACGATCGAGCTGGCGAAATTGGCGGATCGGATCGATGTGGCGTGCATCGCTCACAGCAGCGGGGCGCCCTAG
- a CDS encoding acyl-CoA dehydrogenase family protein, with protein sequence MAEFTMELNDEQKEVRDWLHGFAADVIRPAAAEWDEREETPWPVIQEAAKIGVYSLDFYAQQYFDPTGLGIPMAMEELFWGDAGIALSIVGTGLAAVGVLANGTEEQIGTWIPQMYGDVNDVKVAAFCSSEPDAGSDVASMRTRAVYDEAKDEWVLDGTKTWATNGGIAGVHVVVAVVDPELGSKGHASFIVPPGTPGLSQGQKFKKHGIRASHTAEVVLENVRVPGSCLLGGKEKLDERLARARERARSGGERVKNAAMATFEASRPAVGAMAVGTARAAYEVALEYATTREQFGRPIVDNQGVAFQLADMRTSIDAARLLVWRASWMAVNGKPFTAAEGSMSKLFASETAKKVTGQAIQILGGNGYTREYPVERMHRDAAIYTIFEGTSEIQRLVIARTLAGVPIR encoded by the coding sequence ATGGCCGAGTTCACCATGGAGCTCAACGACGAACAGAAGGAGGTCCGGGACTGGCTGCACGGCTTCGCCGCCGATGTGATCCGGCCCGCGGCCGCCGAATGGGACGAGCGCGAGGAGACTCCCTGGCCGGTCATCCAGGAGGCCGCCAAGATCGGCGTCTACTCCCTCGACTTCTACGCCCAGCAGTACTTCGACCCCACCGGCCTCGGCATACCGATGGCCATGGAGGAGCTGTTCTGGGGGGACGCCGGCATCGCCCTCTCCATCGTCGGCACCGGCCTCGCGGCCGTGGGCGTCCTCGCCAACGGCACCGAGGAGCAGATCGGCACCTGGATCCCGCAGATGTACGGCGACGTGAACGACGTCAAGGTCGCCGCCTTCTGCTCCTCCGAGCCCGACGCCGGCTCCGACGTGGCCTCCATGCGCACGCGTGCGGTGTACGACGAGGCCAAGGACGAGTGGGTGCTCGACGGCACCAAGACCTGGGCCACCAACGGCGGTATCGCGGGCGTCCATGTCGTCGTCGCGGTGGTCGACCCGGAGCTGGGGTCCAAGGGGCACGCCTCCTTCATCGTCCCGCCCGGCACGCCCGGTCTCAGCCAGGGCCAGAAGTTCAAGAAGCACGGCATCCGCGCCTCGCACACCGCCGAGGTCGTCCTGGAGAACGTGCGGGTGCCCGGCTCCTGCCTGCTCGGCGGCAAGGAGAAGCTGGACGAGCGGCTGGCCCGGGCGCGGGAGCGGGCCCGCAGCGGCGGCGAGCGCGTGAAGAACGCGGCGATGGCCACGTTCGAGGCGTCACGGCCCGCCGTGGGCGCCATGGCCGTGGGTACCGCTCGGGCCGCCTATGAGGTCGCCCTCGAATACGCCACTACGCGTGAGCAGTTCGGGCGGCCCATTGTTGACAACCAGGGAGTCGCCTTCCAGCTCGCCGACATGCGGACGTCCATCGACGCGGCCCGGCTGCTGGTGTGGCGGGCGTCCTGGATGGCGGTCAACGGCAAGCCGTTCACCGCGGCCGAGGGGTCGATGTCCAAGCTGTTCGCCAGCGAGACGGCGAAGAAGGTCACCGGGCAGGCGATCCAGATCCTCGGGGGGAACGGCTACACCCGTGAGTACCCCGTCGAGCGGATGCACCGGGATGCGGCCATCTACACGATCTTCGAGGGCACCAGTGAGATCCAGCGCCTGGTGATCGCTCGGACCCTGGCCGGGGTGCCCATCCGGTAG
- a CDS encoding NUDIX domain-containing protein translates to MTVRATKRSAGLLLFRHTSQGMEVLLGHMGGPLWATKDEGAWSVPKGEYEPDEPAWEAARREFQEELGVAPPDGTALPLGEIAQRNGKIVTAWAMEADLDPATIVPGTFTMEWPPHSGRVQEFPELDRVAWFTPEQARPLMVSGQGTFLDRLAEHSG, encoded by the coding sequence GTGACAGTGCGTGCGACGAAGCGCAGTGCGGGACTTCTGTTGTTCCGCCACACCAGCCAAGGCATGGAGGTGTTGCTCGGCCATATGGGCGGCCCCCTCTGGGCCACGAAGGACGAGGGGGCGTGGTCGGTCCCCAAGGGCGAGTACGAGCCGGACGAACCCGCCTGGGAGGCGGCCCGCCGGGAGTTCCAGGAGGAACTGGGCGTCGCCCCGCCGGACGGCACGGCGCTGCCGCTGGGCGAGATCGCACAGCGCAACGGCAAGATCGTCACCGCCTGGGCGATGGAGGCCGACCTCGACCCGGCGACCATCGTGCCCGGCACCTTCACCATGGAGTGGCCGCCCCACTCGGGGCGCGTCCAGGAGTTCCCGGAACTGGACCGGGTGGCCTGGTTCACCCCGGAGCAGGCCCGGCCGCTGATGGTCTCCGGACAGGGCACGTTTCTCGACCGTCTGGCGGAGCACTCGGGCTGA
- a CDS encoding type III polyketide synthase: MATLCRPSVSVPEHVITMEETLELARTHHADNPQLPLALRLIENTGVRTRHIVQPIEETLKHPGFEQRNKLYESEAKARVPAVIQEALDSAELLTTDIDVIVYVSCTGFMMPSLTAWLINEMDFSSTTRQLPIAQLGCAAGGAAINRAHDFCMAYPDANALIVACEFCSLCYQPTDLGVGSLLSNGLFGDGIAAAVVRGRGGTGVELERNGSYLIPKTEDWISYDVRDTGFHFLLDKRVPTTMEPLAPALQDLAGTHGWNASDLDFYIIHAGGPRILDDLSKFLKVEPHAFRFSRATLTEYGNIASAVVLDALRRLFDDGGAENRARGLLAGFGPGITAEMTVGRWADRD; encoded by the coding sequence ATGGCGACTTTGTGCAGACCCTCGGTGTCCGTGCCGGAACACGTGATCACCATGGAGGAGACCCTGGAGCTGGCCCGCACCCACCACGCGGACAACCCACAGCTCCCGCTGGCCCTCCGACTGATCGAGAACACCGGAGTACGCACCCGGCACATCGTGCAGCCGATCGAGGAGACCCTGAAACACCCCGGCTTCGAGCAGCGCAACAAGCTGTACGAGTCGGAGGCCAAGGCCCGCGTGCCCGCGGTGATCCAGGAGGCCCTGGACTCGGCCGAACTCCTCACCACCGACATCGATGTCATCGTCTACGTGTCGTGCACCGGCTTCATGATGCCGTCGCTGACCGCGTGGCTGATCAACGAGATGGACTTCTCCAGCACCACCCGGCAGTTGCCCATCGCCCAGCTGGGCTGTGCGGCCGGCGGTGCGGCCATCAACCGGGCGCACGACTTCTGCATGGCCTACCCGGACGCCAACGCCCTCATCGTGGCCTGCGAGTTCTGCTCGCTCTGCTACCAGCCCACCGACCTCGGCGTCGGCTCCCTGCTCTCCAACGGCCTGTTCGGCGACGGCATCGCGGCCGCCGTGGTGCGCGGTCGGGGCGGCACGGGTGTGGAACTGGAGCGCAACGGCTCGTACCTGATCCCCAAGACCGAGGACTGGATCTCGTACGACGTCCGGGACACCGGCTTCCACTTCCTGCTGGACAAGCGGGTGCCGACCACGATGGAGCCGCTGGCCCCGGCGCTCCAGGACCTCGCGGGCACCCACGGCTGGAACGCCTCCGACCTGGACTTCTACATCATCCACGCGGGCGGCCCCCGAATACTCGACGACCTCAGCAAGTTCCTGAAGGTCGAGCCGCACGCGTTCCGGTTCAGCCGGGCCACGCTCACCGAGTACGGCAACATCGCCAGCGCCGTCGTCCTGGACGCGCTGCGCCGGCTGTTCGACGACGGCGGCGCCGAGAACCGGGCGCGCGGGCTGCTGGCCGGGTTCGGCCCCGGCATCACGGCGGAGATGACCGTCGGCCGCTGGGCCGACCGGGACTGA
- a CDS encoding NADP-dependent succinic semialdehyde dehydrogenase has translation MPIATVNPANGETVKTYEPMDDAEVERRLQLAEATFRTYRTTSFAERAERLNRAADLLEADRDEVARVMTTEMGKPLAQARAEAAKCVKAMRWYAERAEGLLGDEVPDEADVRDSGASRVRVVYRPLGPVLAVMPWNFPLWQVIRFAAPALMAGNVGLLKHASNVPQTALYLEDLFQRAGFPVGCFQTLLVGSAAVDEILRDDRVKAATLTGSEPAGRAVASASGEMIKKTVLELGGSDPYLVMPSADLDRAAKVAVTARVQNNGQSCIAAKRFIVHTDVYDAFVERFVAGMKDLTVGDPMDDHTDVGPLATEQGRADVEELVDDARRSGADVLCGGEQPEGVGWYYPPTVIADVTREMRIHREEAFGPVATVYRAGDLEEAILIANDSPFGLSSSVWTEDEDEMAHCARDLEAGGVFVNGMTASHAAFPFGGVKRSGYGRELSAQGIREFCNITTVWQGA, from the coding sequence ATGCCCATCGCCACGGTGAACCCGGCGAACGGCGAGACGGTCAAGACGTACGAGCCGATGGACGACGCCGAGGTGGAGCGCCGGCTCCAGCTCGCCGAGGCCACCTTCCGGACGTACCGGACGACGTCGTTCGCCGAGCGCGCCGAGCGTCTGAACCGGGCCGCCGACCTGCTGGAGGCGGACAGGGACGAGGTCGCCCGGGTCATGACGACCGAGATGGGCAAGCCCCTCGCGCAGGCCCGCGCGGAGGCCGCCAAGTGCGTCAAGGCGATGCGCTGGTACGCCGAGCGGGCCGAGGGGCTGCTCGGCGACGAGGTGCCGGACGAGGCGGACGTACGGGACTCCGGGGCCTCGCGGGTCCGGGTGGTCTACCGCCCGCTGGGCCCGGTGCTCGCGGTGATGCCGTGGAACTTCCCGCTCTGGCAGGTGATCAGGTTCGCCGCGCCCGCACTGATGGCGGGCAACGTCGGACTGCTCAAGCACGCCTCCAACGTGCCGCAGACCGCCCTGTATCTGGAGGACCTGTTCCAGCGGGCCGGGTTCCCGGTCGGCTGCTTCCAGACGCTGCTGGTCGGCTCGGCCGCCGTGGACGAGATCCTCCGGGACGACCGGGTCAAGGCGGCCACCCTCACCGGCAGCGAACCGGCCGGGCGCGCGGTCGCCTCCGCCTCCGGCGAGATGATCAAGAAGACGGTGCTGGAACTGGGCGGCAGCGACCCGTACCTGGTGATGCCCTCCGCCGACCTGGACCGGGCGGCGAAGGTCGCGGTGACGGCGCGGGTGCAGAACAACGGGCAGTCCTGCATCGCCGCGAAGCGGTTCATCGTGCACACGGACGTCTACGACGCCTTCGTGGAGCGGTTCGTCGCCGGCATGAAGGACCTGACCGTCGGCGATCCCATGGACGACCACACCGACGTCGGGCCGCTGGCCACCGAGCAGGGCCGGGCGGACGTGGAGGAACTCGTCGACGACGCGCGCCGCAGCGGGGCGGACGTGCTGTGCGGGGGCGAGCAGCCCGAGGGGGTCGGCTGGTACTACCCGCCGACCGTGATCGCGGACGTCACGCGCGAGATGCGCATCCACCGCGAGGAGGCGTTCGGACCGGTGGCGACCGTGTACCGGGCTGGCGACCTGGAGGAGGCGATCCTCATCGCCAACGACTCCCCGTTCGGGCTGAGTTCGAGCGTGTGGACCGAGGACGAGGACGAGATGGCGCACTGCGCGCGGGACCTGGAGGCCGGAGGCGTCTTCGTCAACGGGATGACCGCCTCGCACGCCGCTTTCCCCTTCGGCGGGGTGAAGCGGTCCGGGTACGGGCGTGAACTGTCCGCGCAGGGAATCCGGGAGTTCTGCAACATCACCACCGTTTGGCAAGGAGCGTGA
- a CDS encoding TetR family transcriptional regulator has translation MDTTQRTDQQRSADRRRRELLEAADRVVLRDGPQASMNAIAAEAGITKPILYRHFGDKGGLYAALAMRHTDALLDSLRAALDAPADRRERVESTLDTYLAAIEARPQVYRFLMHPSEGGQGGEAGFDVGKHSAPLLRRMGEELAQVIEERVDLGPGSQQLARVWGHGIVGMMHAAGDWWLGERPCSRAELVRSLADLLWGRLAAAGDRVGGPGF, from the coding sequence ATGGACACCACACAGCGGACCGATCAGCAGAGGTCCGCCGACCGACGACGGCGGGAGCTGCTGGAGGCCGCCGACCGGGTGGTGCTGCGCGACGGCCCGCAGGCGTCGATGAACGCCATCGCCGCGGAGGCGGGCATCACCAAGCCGATCCTCTACCGCCACTTCGGCGACAAGGGCGGCCTCTACGCGGCCCTCGCCATGCGGCACACCGACGCCCTGCTCGACTCGCTGCGCGCGGCGCTGGACGCCCCGGCCGACCGCCGGGAGCGCGTGGAGTCCACGCTCGACACCTACCTCGCCGCGATCGAGGCCCGGCCGCAGGTGTACCGCTTCCTGATGCACCCCTCGGAGGGCGGGCAGGGCGGCGAGGCCGGCTTCGACGTCGGCAAGCACAGCGCCCCGCTGCTGCGCCGGATGGGCGAGGAGCTGGCCCAGGTCATCGAGGAGCGCGTGGACCTCGGACCGGGCAGCCAGCAGCTCGCCCGCGTCTGGGGGCACGGGATCGTCGGCATGATGCACGCCGCCGGGGACTGGTGGCTGGGCGAGCGCCCCTGCTCGCGGGCCGAACTGGTGCGCTCCCTGGCCGACTTGCTGTGGGGCCGCCTCGCGGCCGCCGGGGACCGCGTCGGCGGTCCGGGCTTCTGA
- a CDS encoding cupin domain-containing protein: MTATEGLLVPPGHGRTVETAAQRVTFKVTGTHSRTASTFEVEVPPGFDVGAHVHTRSEELFYVLDGELDVLAFEPRIRTPDNWQRWESASGNRVVRATPGTVIVVPPGCPHAFANPTDTPARMFFQASPPPDHERYFEELLEILDAGGPPDHAAIEELRKRYDIDQLTPLKHR, encoded by the coding sequence ATGACGGCGACCGAGGGACTGCTCGTACCGCCGGGACACGGCCGGACCGTGGAGACGGCCGCCCAGCGGGTCACGTTCAAGGTCACCGGCACCCACTCGCGGACGGCCTCCACCTTCGAGGTGGAGGTCCCGCCGGGCTTCGACGTGGGCGCCCATGTGCACACCCGCAGCGAGGAGTTGTTCTACGTCCTCGACGGGGAACTCGACGTCCTCGCCTTCGAGCCCCGCATCCGCACCCCCGACAACTGGCAGAGGTGGGAGTCGGCTTCGGGCAACCGGGTCGTACGGGCCACACCGGGCACGGTCATCGTCGTCCCGCCCGGCTGCCCCCACGCCTTCGCCAACCCCACCGACACCCCGGCCCGCATGTTCTTCCAGGCATCTCCCCCACCGGACCACGAGCGCTACTTCGAGGAGCTCCTGGAGATCCTGGACGCGGGAGGCCCCCCGGACCACGCGGCCATCGAGGAACTGAGGAAGCGCTACGACATAGACCAGCTCACCCCCTTGAAACACCGGTGA
- the def gene encoding peptide deformylase yields the protein MRHRSIPGAHGRVRPLTVLGDPVLHAPCRDVTDFGPELAALVEDLFATMYANEGVGLAANQIGVDLRVFVWDCPDDEEVRHLGHVVNPRLVTADGLEFLAPEGCLSLPGLEAGTVRYDHAVVEGVTMTGEPVTVDGTGFFARCLQHECDHLDGTVYADRVTGRRRRRLDRQVRRAPWGA from the coding sequence ATGCGACACCGCTCGATACCGGGTGCCCACGGGCGCGTCCGGCCCCTCACCGTCCTCGGCGACCCCGTGCTGCACGCCCCCTGCCGGGACGTGACCGACTTCGGCCCGGAACTCGCGGCGCTCGTGGAGGACTTGTTCGCCACCATGTACGCCAACGAGGGCGTGGGTCTGGCCGCCAACCAGATCGGCGTGGACCTGCGGGTGTTCGTGTGGGACTGCCCGGACGACGAGGAGGTCCGCCACCTCGGCCATGTCGTCAACCCCCGGCTGGTGACCGCGGACGGGCTGGAGTTCCTGGCGCCCGAGGGCTGCCTGTCGCTGCCGGGCCTGGAGGCGGGGACCGTGCGGTACGACCACGCGGTGGTCGAGGGCGTCACGATGACGGGGGAGCCGGTCACCGTGGACGGCACCGGGTTCTTCGCCCGCTGCCTCCAGCACGAGTGCGACCATCTGGACGGCACGGTCTACGCCGACCGCGTGACGGGACGCCGCCGGCGCAGGCTGGACCGGCAGGTGCGACGGGCCCCCTGGGGCGCGTGA
- a CDS encoding ATP-dependent DNA ligase has product MLLNRLAEVSGQVAATASRTRKTDLLAELFRDAEPEDVPVVIPYLAGRLPQGRIGVGWKVLSLAVPPAAEPTLTVRGVDALLSELGAVSGAGSQAERARIVGELMGAATEDEQRFLRGLLTGEVRQGALDALAVEGLARATDADPATVRRAVMLAGSLQTVARTLLAEGPGALDRFRLTVGCPVLPMLARSASSVAEAVEKLGTCAVEEKLDGIRVQVHRDGDEVRVYTRTLDDITDRLPEVTSAALALPGERFVLDGEVISFGPDGRPRSFQETAGRVGSRVDVARAAEEVPVAPVFFDALSVDGRDLLDLPFTERHAELARLVPEPMRVRRALVAGPEDSARAEEFLAGSLARGHEGVVAKGLDAPYSAGRRGASWLKVKPVHTLDLVVLAAEWGHGRRTGRLSNLHLGARTADGGYAMLGKTFKGMTDAMLAWQTERLGELAVEEKSWGVTVRPGLVVEIAYDGLQRSTRYPAGVTLRFARVIRYREDKRPEDADTVESLLAAHPEVKA; this is encoded by the coding sequence ATGCTGCTCAACCGGCTCGCGGAGGTGTCGGGCCAGGTCGCCGCGACGGCGTCCCGGACCCGCAAGACGGACCTGCTCGCGGAACTGTTCCGGGACGCGGAACCGGAGGACGTCCCGGTGGTCATCCCGTATCTGGCGGGACGGCTGCCGCAGGGCCGGATCGGCGTCGGCTGGAAGGTGCTGAGCCTCGCGGTGCCGCCCGCCGCCGAGCCCACGCTCACGGTGCGGGGAGTGGACGCGCTGCTGAGCGAGCTGGGCGCGGTGTCCGGCGCCGGTTCCCAGGCGGAGCGGGCGCGGATCGTCGGAGAGCTGATGGGCGCGGCCACCGAGGACGAACAGCGCTTCCTGCGGGGGCTGCTGACCGGTGAGGTCCGCCAGGGCGCCCTGGACGCGCTCGCCGTGGAGGGGCTGGCCCGCGCGACGGACGCCGACCCCGCGACGGTGCGCCGGGCGGTGATGCTGGCCGGGTCGCTCCAGACGGTCGCCCGGACGCTGCTGGCCGAGGGGCCCGGCGCGCTGGACCGGTTCCGGCTCACGGTGGGGTGCCCGGTGCTGCCGATGCTCGCGCGCAGCGCCTCCTCGGTGGCGGAGGCGGTGGAGAAGCTCGGGACGTGCGCGGTGGAGGAGAAGCTCGACGGCATCCGCGTCCAGGTCCACCGGGACGGTGACGAGGTGCGGGTGTACACCCGCACGCTGGACGACATCACCGACCGGCTGCCGGAGGTGACGTCGGCGGCGCTGGCGCTGCCGGGCGAGCGGTTCGTGCTGGACGGCGAGGTGATCTCCTTCGGGCCCGACGGGCGCCCCCGCTCCTTCCAGGAGACGGCGGGCCGGGTCGGCTCCCGGGTGGACGTGGCCAGGGCCGCCGAGGAGGTCCCGGTCGCCCCGGTGTTCTTCGACGCGCTCTCGGTGGACGGCCGGGACCTGCTGGACCTGCCCTTCACCGAGCGGCACGCGGAGCTGGCCCGGCTGGTGCCGGAGCCGATGCGGGTGCGCCGGGCCCTGGTGGCCGGGCCCGAGGACAGCGCGCGGGCGGAGGAGTTCCTGGCCGGGAGTCTGGCCCGCGGGCACGAGGGGGTGGTGGCCAAGGGGCTGGACGCGCCGTACAGCGCGGGCCGGCGCGGGGCCTCGTGGCTGAAGGTCAAGCCCGTGCACACCCTCGACCTGGTGGTGCTGGCCGCCGAGTGGGGCCACGGCCGCCGCACCGGCAGGCTCTCCAACCTCCACCTCGGCGCCCGCACGGCCGACGGGGGGTACGCGATGCTCGGCAAGACCTTCAAGGGCATGACGGACGCGATGCTCGCCTGGCAGACCGAGCGCCTCGGCGAACTCGCGGTGGAGGAGAAGAGCTGGGGCGTGACCGTACGCCCCGGCCTCGTCGTGGAGATCGCCTACGACGGGCTGCAGCGCTCCACCCGCTACCCGGCCGGGGTGACCCTGCGTTTCGCGCGGGTCATCCGCTACCGCGAGGACAAAAGGCCCGAGGACGCCGATACGGTGGAGTCCCTGCTCGCGGCCCACCCGGAGGTCAAGGCGTGA
- a CDS encoding MurT ligase domain-containing protein: MAGNSDPLSPRAKLAVTAGKAVAAASRAAGRGSGSVIGGKVALRLDPDLLARLATHLDVVLVSATNGKTTTTRLIAEALRAAGPVVSNALGANMPAGITSALAGGSDAKFGVIEVDEKYLAGVARDTSPKCIALLNLSRDQLDRAAETRMLAENWREGLSGSKAVVVANCDDPLVVWAASSSPNVVWVAAGQMWKDDAWSCPSCGGVMQRPGDDWFCGECGFRRPTPTWALSGDHVLDPHGSAWPIHLQLPGRANKANAASSAAVAAVFGVPPQVALERMYQVQAVAGRYDVVQFQNRDLRLLLAKNPAGWLETFSLIDPPPTPVILSVNARGADGTDTSWLWDVDYTRLTGHPIFVVGDRKLDLAVRLEVANQHFQVCENLDEAVAAAPPGRIEVIANYTAFQDLRRRVGN, encoded by the coding sequence ATGGCAGGCAACTCGGACCCGCTCTCGCCGCGGGCCAAGCTGGCCGTGACCGCGGGCAAGGCGGTCGCGGCGGCATCGCGCGCCGCGGGGCGCGGCAGCGGGTCGGTGATCGGCGGAAAGGTCGCCCTGCGGCTCGACCCTGACCTGCTCGCCCGGCTCGCCACCCACCTGGACGTGGTCCTGGTGTCGGCGACGAACGGCAAGACCACCACCACCCGGCTCATCGCCGAGGCACTGCGCGCCGCCGGGCCGGTCGTGTCCAACGCGCTCGGCGCCAACATGCCGGCCGGCATCACCTCCGCCCTCGCGGGCGGCTCGGACGCCAAGTTCGGCGTCATCGAGGTGGACGAGAAGTACCTGGCCGGTGTGGCGCGCGACACCAGCCCCAAGTGCATCGCGCTGCTGAACCTCTCCCGCGACCAGTTGGACCGCGCGGCCGAGACCCGGATGCTCGCGGAGAACTGGCGCGAGGGCCTGTCCGGCTCCAAGGCCGTCGTCGTCGCCAACTGCGACGACCCGCTGGTGGTGTGGGCGGCCTCGTCCTCCCCGAACGTGGTCTGGGTCGCGGCCGGCCAGATGTGGAAGGACGACGCCTGGTCCTGCCCGTCCTGCGGCGGCGTGATGCAGCGCCCCGGCGACGACTGGTTCTGCGGCGAGTGCGGCTTCCGCCGTCCGACGCCGACCTGGGCGCTCTCCGGCGACCACGTCCTCGACCCGCACGGCTCGGCCTGGCCGATCCACCTCCAGCTCCCCGGCCGCGCCAACAAGGCGAACGCGGCCAGCTCGGCCGCCGTCGCCGCCGTGTTCGGGGTGCCGCCGCAGGTGGCGCTGGAGCGCATGTACCAGGTGCAGGCGGTCGCCGGACGCTACGACGTGGTCCAGTTCCAGAACCGCGACCTGCGTCTGCTGCTGGCGAAGAACCCGGCCGGCTGGCTGGAGACCTTCTCCCTGATCGACCCGCCGCCCACCCCGGTGATCCTCTCCGTGAACGCGCGCGGGGCGGACGGCACCGACACCTCCTGGCTGTGGGACGTGGACTACACCCGGCTCACCGGCCACCCGATCTTCGTGGTCGGCGACCGGAAGCTGGACCTCGCCGTGCGTCTGGAAGTGGCGAACCAGCACTTCCAGGTGTGCGAGAACCTGGACGAGGCCGTCGCCGCGGCCCCGCCGGGCCGTATCGAGGTCATCGCCAACTACACCGCGTTCCAGGACCTGCGCCGCCGCGTCGGCAACTGA